The Flavobacterium jumunjinense genome includes a region encoding these proteins:
- a CDS encoding S8 family serine peptidase translates to MKKNILKVSLLSFFCFSSLAQTKDDVAKIIKNYDVETIKEKTIYFESLEKREKELAVAEALKKGWPIIVQKEDGTYEELMRLTPDGVPVYFASQNANAAKSTRAVHLNSGGTLGLNLNGENMVARVWDGGTVRRTHNLFENRVTTVDDVSGTTYSSHATHVTGTILASDASASTKGMAYNATGRTFNWTNDESEATNEVLGGMLISNHSYGVPITSSSGAIQPAWYIGAYTSAARNWDEISYLAPYYLPVMSAGNDGNNNDNSNPIANGFDKLTSDKTAKNSLIVANAQDANVSPDGTLNSVSISSSSSQGPTDDRRIKPDITGNGVSLTSTDSGSDTATGTKSGTSMASPNVAGTLLLVQQHYKNVTNNFMKAATLKGLACHTADDAGAIGPDAKFGWGLLNAKAAVEAITNNGLTSWVSEEELMQSQTFTMTVKSNGGTNNPLIASITWTDVPGVAKTNTVENDPLPILVNNLDIKVTRNGTIYYPWRLESNPNVPATRLTDNNVDNVEVVRIDAPDAGDYVITVTHKGNLVNNKQDYSLVVTGISSGFSLTSKSDNLIVCDTQDAIYTFDYKQTGVGTTNFSATGLPAGANVVFSPTSLNTNGTVTMTLFNLTNVAPGEYNVGIQGDNGIETEIRTKNLKIYSANFQPVVLDSPVNSQNTVATTVTLKWVEHVNVESYNLQVSTSSSLAAPLVNEIVTGDSFLVTGLNEETNYYWRVVPSNRCGTDLVTNVTIYNFETGKLTCGSSFSATDFSNNIIEITANSIATVPIEVSGGIVIGDLNVTLDLTHTYIQDMTYYLEGPASIGSPVVTLFKQPCGSEDDINCTIDDSGVNFTCSGTAPAISGTVKPFETLSAFNGLVADGTWVLRVEDPFNGDGGTINAVALSFCNIEQALSIESNVFSDVRIYPNPAKSSISIDLNNSITGEVGYALYDIQGRLILNKKSSTAITNLNVENLTEGVYLLVIETENVKTTKKIVVKR, encoded by the coding sequence ATGAAAAAAAATATACTTAAAGTTTCATTGTTGAGTTTCTTTTGCTTTTCATCTTTAGCACAAACGAAAGACGATGTAGCAAAAATTATTAAAAATTACGATGTTGAAACGATAAAGGAAAAGACTATATATTTCGAAAGCTTAGAAAAAAGAGAAAAAGAATTAGCTGTTGCTGAAGCATTGAAAAAGGGTTGGCCAATTATAGTTCAAAAAGAAGATGGAACTTATGAAGAATTAATGCGACTAACACCAGATGGTGTACCCGTTTATTTTGCTTCACAAAATGCTAATGCTGCAAAATCAACAAGAGCAGTGCATTTAAACTCAGGAGGTACTTTGGGGTTGAATTTAAATGGAGAAAACATGGTTGCTCGTGTTTGGGACGGTGGTACAGTAAGAAGAACACATAATTTATTTGAAAATAGAGTAACAACTGTTGATGATGTATCTGGAACAACTTATAGTTCACATGCAACGCACGTTACAGGAACAATTTTAGCATCAGATGCTTCTGCTTCAACAAAGGGTATGGCTTATAATGCTACAGGTAGGACTTTCAACTGGACAAATGATGAAAGCGAAGCGACTAATGAAGTTTTAGGAGGAATGTTAATTTCTAATCACTCCTATGGTGTGCCTATAACAAGTAGTTCAGGTGCAATTCAACCTGCTTGGTATATTGGTGCATATACAAGTGCAGCAAGAAACTGGGATGAGATATCGTATTTAGCACCCTATTATTTACCAGTAATGTCTGCTGGAAATGATGGTAATAATAACGATAATTCGAACCCTATTGCTAATGGTTTTGATAAATTAACAAGTGATAAAACTGCAAAGAATAGTTTAATCGTTGCAAATGCTCAAGATGCAAATGTATCACCAGACGGTACGTTAAATAGTGTTTCTATTAGTTCGTCTAGTAGTCAAGGGCCAACAGATGATAGAAGAATAAAACCAGATATTACAGGAAACGGAGTATCACTAACATCTACTGATAGTGGAAGTGATACAGCTACAGGTACTAAAAGTGGAACGTCTATGGCTAGCCCAAATGTTGCAGGTACTTTGTTGTTGGTGCAACAACATTATAAAAATGTTACCAATAACTTTATGAAAGCGGCTACTCTAAAAGGTCTTGCTTGTCATACAGCTGATGATGCTGGAGCGATTGGTCCAGATGCGAAATTTGGTTGGGGATTATTAAATGCTAAAGCAGCGGTAGAAGCAATTACAAATAATGGATTAACATCATGGGTTTCTGAAGAAGAATTGATGCAAAGTCAGACTTTTACAATGACAGTGAAATCGAATGGAGGAACAAACAATCCTTTGATAGCATCAATTACTTGGACAGATGTTCCTGGTGTTGCAAAAACCAATACTGTAGAAAACGATCCGTTACCTATTTTAGTTAATAATTTGGATATTAAAGTGACTAGAAATGGGACAATATACTATCCTTGGAGATTAGAAAGTAATCCAAATGTGCCTGCAACTAGACTTACTGATAATAATGTGGATAATGTTGAGGTTGTTAGAATTGATGCGCCTGATGCAGGAGATTATGTGATAACAGTAACTCATAAGGGTAATCTAGTTAATAATAAGCAAGATTATTCATTAGTGGTTACAGGGATATCTTCTGGTTTTTCGCTAACCTCTAAATCTGACAACTTAATAGTTTGTGATACGCAAGATGCAATTTATACTTTTGATTATAAACAAACAGGAGTAGGTACAACTAATTTTTCGGCAACAGGATTACCAGCTGGAGCAAACGTGGTATTTAGTCCTACAAGTTTAAATACAAACGGTACTGTGACCATGACATTGTTTAATCTTACAAATGTTGCTCCAGGAGAATATAATGTAGGGATTCAAGGAGATAATGGAATTGAAACTGAGATTAGAACAAAAAACTTAAAAATATATTCAGCTAATTTTCAGCCAGTTGTTTTAGATTCTCCAGTAAATTCTCAAAATACAGTTGCAACAACAGTAACTTTAAAATGGGTAGAGCATGTTAATGTTGAATCCTATAATTTACAAGTATCAACTTCTTCAAGTTTAGCAGCACCATTAGTAAATGAAATTGTTACGGGTGATAGTTTTCTTGTTACAGGATTAAATGAAGAAACGAATTATTATTGGAGAGTTGTACCTTCTAATAGATGCGGTACCGATTTAGTAACAAATGTAACAATTTATAATTTTGAAACGGGTAAATTAACATGTGGTTCTTCTTTTTCTGCTACAGATTTTTCAAATAATATTATTGAGATAACCGCAAATAGTATTGCTACTGTGCCTATTGAAGTTTCTGGAGGTATTGTGATAGGAGATCTAAATGTTACTCTAGATTTGACACATACTTATATTCAAGATATGACTTACTATTTAGAAGGACCAGCTTCTATTGGAAGTCCAGTCGTAACTTTATTTAAGCAACCATGTGGAAGTGAGGATGATATTAATTGTACTATTGATGATTCAGGAGTTAATTTCACTTGTAGTGGTACTGCACCTGCTATTTCTGGAACAGTAAAGCCTTTTGAAACGTTGAGTGCATTTAATGGTTTGGTAGCAGATGGAACTTGGGTTTTAAGAGTTGAAGATCCTTTTAATGGAGATGGAGGAACAATAAACGCTGTTGCACTTTCATTCTGTAATATTGAGCAAGCATTGAGCATTGAGAGTAATGTGTTTTCAGATGTTAGAATATATCCAAATCCTGCAAAGAGTAGTATTAGTATCGATTTAAATAATTCTATTACTGGTGAAGTTGGTTATGCTTTATATGATATTCAAGGAAGGTTAATTCTGAATAAAAAATCGTCAACAGCGATAACAAATTTAAATGTAGAAAACCTTACAGAAGGCGTTTATTTATTGGTTATTGAAACTGAGAACGTAAAAACAACAAAGAAGATTGTTGTGAAGAGATAA
- a CDS encoding 3'-5' exonuclease: MIEKINLNNILFLDIETVPEYNSYLGMDEETKKLWEHKTQYQRKDEVTAEDFYERAGIWAEFGKIITISVGYFTNKADIRNFRVTSFWGEEKKILQDFSNLLNNHFNQPQHVLCGHNAKEFDIPFMARRMIINSVPLPDKLNLFGKKPWEVPHLDTLELWKFGDFKHFTSLKLLTKVLGVPSPKDDIDGSEVAHVFYIENDIDRIITYCEKDVIAVAQIFLRFRREDLLIDDEIIHV, encoded by the coding sequence ATGATTGAAAAAATAAACCTCAACAATATACTATTTTTAGATATTGAAACTGTACCAGAATATAATAGTTATTTAGGTATGGATGAAGAAACAAAAAAACTATGGGAACACAAAACACAATACCAAAGAAAAGACGAAGTAACTGCTGAAGATTTTTATGAGAGAGCGGGAATTTGGGCTGAATTTGGTAAGATTATTACAATTTCTGTTGGATATTTTACTAATAAAGCAGACATCCGAAACTTTAGAGTGACTAGTTTTTGGGGAGAAGAAAAGAAAATACTTCAAGATTTTTCCAACTTACTGAACAATCATTTCAACCAACCACAACATGTTTTATGCGGCCATAATGCAAAAGAGTTTGATATTCCTTTTATGGCTCGTCGCATGATTATCAATTCTGTTCCCTTGCCTGATAAATTAAATTTATTTGGTAAAAAGCCTTGGGAAGTACCTCACCTTGACACTCTTGAGTTATGGAAATTTGGAGATTTTAAACATTTTACTTCTTTAAAACTACTTACAAAAGTTTTAGGAGTTCCTTCTCCAAAAGATGACATCGACGGTAGTGAAGTTGCACATGTTTTTTATATAGAAAACGATATTGATAGAATTATTACCTATTGTGAAAAAGATGTTATTGCTGTGGCACAAATCTTTCTTAGATTTAGAAGAGAAGATTTATTAATTGACGATGAGATTATTCATGTATAA
- a CDS encoding serine hydrolase domain-containing protein produces the protein MKLIKKFFKWLALFLVSVIILMYIFDVDYLLRAVRTIYFRRYTTAFLEDYTHFPNREIKKGTAQPWNLSKDYNTIPATEALEKTHKELKTASYLIIQNDSLFHESYFDGYTKDSKSNSFSMAKSIITMALGKAIMEGKIKDLNQKVTDFFPELKGEFAKDVTVGDLSSMASGLSWDEKYYSPFSIVTRAYFDNDLKKVILGLEINKKPGQSFKYLSGATQLLAMCIEKATGEYVSDYVSKHFWQPMGAENEALWQLDHAPDGIEKAYCCIASNARDFARFGKLYLNNGSWNGKQLLDSSFVQKCITPRFLESPEYGYGFWMQTINNKKLFYMRGHLGQFVIVIPEDNLIIVRLGHIKGLQTETDPHSNDLYIYVNEAYKMLAQRK, from the coding sequence ATGAAATTAATAAAAAAGTTTTTTAAATGGCTTGCCTTATTTTTGGTTTCCGTAATTATACTAATGTATATTTTTGATGTAGATTATCTCCTTAGAGCAGTTAGAACCATCTATTTTAGAAGATACACAACGGCTTTTTTAGAAGATTATACTCATTTTCCAAATAGAGAAATTAAAAAAGGAACAGCACAACCTTGGAATCTTTCAAAAGACTATAATACAATCCCCGCAACCGAAGCATTAGAAAAAACACACAAAGAACTAAAAACCGCTTCCTATTTAATCATTCAAAATGATAGTCTTTTTCATGAAAGCTATTTCGATGGTTACACCAAAGATTCTAAATCGAATTCTTTTTCTATGGCAAAAAGTATCATTACAATGGCACTTGGAAAAGCAATAATGGAAGGTAAAATAAAAGACTTAAACCAGAAAGTAACCGATTTTTTTCCAGAACTTAAAGGAGAATTTGCTAAAGATGTTACTGTTGGTGATTTATCTTCTATGGCTTCAGGGTTAAGTTGGGATGAAAAATATTATAGTCCATTTTCTATTGTTACAAGAGCTTATTTTGATAATGATTTAAAAAAGGTTATTCTTGGATTAGAAATTAATAAGAAGCCCGGACAATCTTTCAAATATTTAAGTGGGGCTACACAATTACTTGCCATGTGTATTGAAAAAGCAACAGGAGAATATGTTTCTGATTATGTTTCTAAACATTTTTGGCAACCTATGGGAGCTGAAAATGAAGCGCTATGGCAATTAGATCATGCACCAGATGGAATTGAAAAAGCCTATTGCTGCATTGCTAGTAATGCAAGAGATTTTGCTCGTTTCGGAAAGCTTTACTTAAATAACGGTAGCTGGAACGGGAAACAACTATTAGATTCTAGTTTTGTTCAAAAATGTATTACTCCACGTTTCCTAGAAAGTCCAGAATATGGATATGGTTTTTGGATGCAAACAATAAACAATAAAAAACTTTTCTACATGAGAGGTCATTTAGGACAATTTGTTATTGTAATCCCAGAAGACAATTTAATTATAGTTCGTTTAGGACATATTAAAGGACTTCAAACTGAAACTGACCCTCATAGTAACGATCTTTATATCTATGTTAACGAAGCTTATAAAATGTTAGCTCAAAGAAAATAA
- a CDS encoding methylated-DNA--[protein]-cysteine S-methyltransferase translates to METAFINTPLGTAKIKGDENGVSVISILQEGEISKEIPLELKEAVSQLNDYFEGNRTQFTFEINPKGTDFQKKVWKALLEIPYGKTISYLDLSKQLGDVKAIRAVASANGKNPLWIVVPCHRVIGTDGSLTGYAGGLWRKKWLIDHENPVKQQSLF, encoded by the coding sequence ATGGAAACTGCTTTTATAAACACACCTTTAGGGACTGCTAAGATTAAAGGAGACGAAAATGGAGTCTCAGTGATTTCTATTTTACAAGAAGGAGAAATCTCGAAAGAAATACCGCTAGAACTTAAAGAAGCAGTTAGTCAATTAAATGATTATTTTGAAGGCAATAGAACTCAATTTACTTTTGAAATAAATCCAAAGGGCACCGATTTTCAAAAGAAAGTCTGGAAAGCCTTATTAGAAATTCCATATGGAAAAACAATTTCCTATTTAGATCTCTCAAAACAACTTGGAGATGTTAAAGCCATTAGAGCAGTAGCTTCTGCTAATGGAAAAAATCCTCTCTGGATTGTTGTTCCTTGCCATCGTGTTATTGGTACAGACGGCTCTCTTACTGGATATGCTGGTGGTTTATGGAGAAAGAAATGGTTAATTGATCATGAAAACCCAGTTAAGCAACAAAGTCTTTTCTGA
- a CDS encoding DUF1573 domain-containing protein — MKAIKLSIVALFISTISFAQSAVTKAPSTVAQTKTSAIKWANETHEFGDIEKGKPVSYEFSFTNTTSETILVTNVKPSCGCTATNYTKTPIKPGEKGMVTATYNAAAPGNFHKTVTVTTSEEGAAPKVLVIKGKVITENEKSVMFK, encoded by the coding sequence ATGAAAGCGATAAAATTATCTATAGTAGCATTATTCATTTCGACTATATCATTTGCACAAAGTGCAGTTACAAAAGCTCCTTCTACAGTTGCACAAACTAAAACTTCTGCAATTAAATGGGCTAACGAAACTCATGAATTTGGTGATATTGAAAAGGGGAAGCCAGTTTCATATGAATTCTCTTTCACAAATACCACAAGCGAAACAATTCTAGTAACTAACGTAAAACCATCTTGTGGTTGTACTGCTACTAATTACACAAAGACTCCTATTAAACCAGGAGAAAAAGGAATGGTAACAGCTACTTATAATGCTGCTGCTCCAGGAAATTTCCACAAAACTGTAACAGTAACAACTAGTGAAGAAGGTGCTGCTCCAAAAGTTTTGGTTATCAAAGGAAAAGTAATTACTGAAAATGAAAAATCAGTAATGTTTAAATAA
- a CDS encoding sensor histidine kinase, protein MKLTKFNVVILIGFLAILGVVIMQVFLLNQAYSFEKKEVESKIHYALLDVVERIYVDNNTELIVNNQIKKVAHNYYVVNVNDVFENNILEFYLKKEFNKVNLGLDFEYAIYDCGSNNMVYGNYIAANGQANKKCEDCFTGNQDLTYYFAVRFPTLNQNYFNSLKQYWLYTLVLFFVLIIYVYSVLLMLKQKRYTVLQNDFINNMTHEFKTPLASILIASNYANSQQEIKDSPKLSKYIAIIIAQSQKLNEHIEQILSLAKTDSHNIELNKTKVDLNNIFRLIKENISLKYPKEISCLLLFPKNYYVMADEFHFYNILYNIVDNAIKYTPENPEVTIMVNENQKYIDLSITDNGAGVPEKDLPFIFDKFYRVERKDSKEIEGFGIGLAYVKKICELHNWKIKADSTLSGLTILIQIPKTDIYE, encoded by the coding sequence ATGAAATTAACCAAGTTTAATGTAGTAATACTTATAGGTTTTCTTGCGATTTTAGGAGTCGTAATAATGCAAGTCTTTTTGCTTAATCAAGCGTATTCATTCGAAAAGAAAGAGGTAGAGAGTAAGATTCATTATGCTTTACTTGATGTTGTTGAAAGGATATATGTAGATAATAACACGGAATTGATTGTTAATAATCAAATTAAAAAAGTAGCTCATAATTATTATGTGGTTAATGTTAATGATGTTTTTGAGAATAATATTCTAGAATTCTATTTGAAGAAAGAATTTAATAAAGTAAACCTAGGTCTGGATTTTGAGTATGCGATATATGATTGTGGCTCTAATAATATGGTCTATGGAAATTATATTGCAGCAAATGGACAGGCGAATAAAAAATGTGAAGATTGTTTTACTGGAAATCAAGATTTGACTTATTACTTTGCGGTACGTTTTCCTACCTTAAACCAAAATTATTTTAATAGTTTAAAACAATATTGGTTGTATACTCTTGTTTTGTTTTTTGTGTTAATAATATATGTATACTCGGTATTGTTAATGTTGAAACAAAAAAGATACACTGTTTTACAGAATGATTTCATTAATAATATGACACATGAGTTTAAAACACCATTGGCTTCAATATTAATTGCATCTAATTATGCTAACTCGCAACAGGAAATTAAAGATAGTCCTAAGTTATCTAAATATATCGCGATAATTATAGCGCAAAGTCAAAAGTTAAATGAACATATAGAACAGATACTTTCGTTAGCTAAAACGGATAGTCATAATATAGAGTTGAATAAAACTAAAGTAGATTTAAATAATATATTTAGATTAATAAAAGAAAATATAAGTTTAAAATATCCGAAAGAGATTTCATGTTTATTGCTTTTTCCTAAAAATTATTATGTTATGGCTGATGAGTTTCATTTTTATAATATACTTTATAATATTGTAGATAATGCAATTAAGTATACGCCTGAGAACCCAGAAGTGACAATTATGGTGAATGAAAATCAAAAATATATAGATTTATCAATTACAGATAATGGTGCAGGAGTTCCAGAAAAAGATTTGCCCTTTATTTTTGATAAATTTTATAGAGTAGAAAGAAAAGATAGTAAAGAGATTGAAGGGTTCGGAATTGGACTTGCTTATGTGAAAAAGATTTGTGAATTACATAATTGGAAAATAAAAGCAGATTCAACATTGTCGGGTTTAACGATTTTAATTCAAATTCCAAAAACAGATATTTATGAGTAA
- a CDS encoding response regulator transcription factor — translation MSKKRILYVEDDETLAFLTADNLEQHFEVIHCGNGADAFQKFCNEEFDLCVLDIMLPDMDGFEIATEIRKRNEEIPIIFLSAKTMKEDRIKGLRLGADDYLVKPYSIEELILKIEIFLNRSQKVIEKSNKVYVIGSFEFVYENYFLKSDKKEITLTEREAGLLKLFLDNTNTVLKREKILTSLWENDDYFSGRSLDVFISRLRKILKEEPNVKIENIPRVGFKMVID, via the coding sequence ATGAGTAAAAAGCGAATTTTATATGTAGAAGATGATGAAACATTGGCTTTTTTAACGGCTGATAATTTAGAACAGCATTTTGAAGTAATTCATTGTGGTAATGGGGCAGATGCGTTTCAGAAATTTTGTAATGAAGAGTTTGATCTGTGTGTGTTAGATATAATGCTGCCAGATATGGATGGTTTTGAAATTGCAACAGAAATTAGAAAAAGAAATGAAGAAATTCCAATCATTTTTCTTTCTGCAAAGACAATGAAAGAAGACCGAATAAAAGGGTTAAGGCTTGGAGCAGATGATTATCTAGTAAAACCCTACTCAATAGAAGAATTGATACTTAAAATTGAAATTTTTCTTAATAGAAGTCAAAAAGTAATAGAGAAATCAAATAAAGTGTATGTAATTGGTTCTTTTGAGTTTGTGTATGAAAATTATTTTCTAAAAAGCGATAAAAAAGAAATCACACTTACAGAAAGAGAAGCGGGATTATTAAAGCTGTTTTTAGATAATACAAATACAGTTCTTAAAAGAGAAAAAATACTTACGTCTTTATGGGAAAATGATGATTATTTCTCAGGAAGAAGTTTAGATGTTTTTATTTCTAGATTACGAAAAATTCTTAAAGAAGAACCAAATGTTAAAATTGAAAATATTCCAAGAGTAGGATTTAAAATGGTTATTGATTAG
- a CDS encoding c-type cytochrome — protein sequence MKKTVMSLTVTATLLLISCGQNKEQENFGKSTEEQTVSITEATPNPLINEGKELFEGKGTCVACHNPDKKIIGPSIKEIANLYKTTNSNIVAFLKEESDPIVDPSQYEIMKTNFSITKKMSDKELQALESYILSYAD from the coding sequence ATGAAAAAAACAGTTATGAGCCTTACCGTAACAGCAACTTTATTACTTATTAGTTGTGGTCAAAACAAAGAACAAGAAAACTTCGGAAAATCAACTGAAGAGCAAACTGTTTCAATAACAGAAGCGACACCCAATCCACTAATTAACGAAGGAAAAGAACTCTTTGAAGGAAAAGGTACTTGTGTCGCTTGCCACAATCCAGACAAAAAAATAATAGGACCAAGTATCAAAGAAATTGCTAATTTATACAAAACAACAAATTCAAACATTGTAGCTTTTCTTAAAGAAGAGAGCGATCCGATTGTAGATCCTTCTCAGTATGAAATTATGAAAACGAATTTTTCAATTACTAAAAAAATGTCAGACAAAGAACTTCAAGCTTTAGAGAGCTATATACTAAGCTATGCAGACTAA
- a CDS encoding HU domain-containing protein → MKLDKYISDLLYRYQCVTVPGFGAFVTENQSAQISGSACTFIPPRKVIFFNMNIKNNDGLLANHISLQEKVTYDEALEKINAQVSVWMDSIYKKDRIVLNNIGDIFINSDQKWIFEPSTSVNYLVSSFGLNSFVIPEMKREALKEQVEVLEAKVPIIFTAERKKSYSFLKYAAAITLFFGAGTAAYKIQHDQQVEIDTFLVKKEVQRKVQSTIQEATFFIDSPINPVELIVKEEKASPFHLIAGAFRSEANAKKALKILKEEGYPAHILKQNSNGLIPVAYSSFKTEEEAEVEKNRLLKVDKADCWILIE, encoded by the coding sequence ATGAAGTTAGATAAATACATATCCGATTTATTATATCGTTATCAATGTGTTACTGTTCCAGGTTTTGGTGCATTTGTAACAGAAAATCAGTCTGCACAGATAAGTGGTAGTGCTTGTACGTTCATTCCTCCAAGAAAAGTGATCTTTTTTAATATGAATATTAAGAATAATGATGGCTTGTTGGCGAATCATATTTCTTTACAAGAAAAAGTAACCTATGATGAAGCACTTGAAAAAATAAACGCTCAAGTAAGTGTTTGGATGGATTCAATTTATAAAAAAGATAGAATTGTCTTAAACAATATAGGAGATATATTTATAAACAGTGATCAAAAATGGATATTTGAGCCATCAACTTCTGTAAACTATTTAGTTTCATCTTTTGGATTAAATAGTTTTGTTATTCCAGAAATGAAGCGAGAAGCTTTAAAAGAGCAAGTTGAAGTTTTAGAAGCAAAAGTTCCTATAATTTTTACTGCTGAAAGAAAAAAGAGTTATTCTTTCTTGAAATACGCAGCAGCAATAACCTTGTTTTTTGGAGCAGGAACAGCAGCATATAAAATTCAACATGATCAACAAGTAGAAATTGATACATTTCTTGTAAAAAAAGAAGTGCAAAGAAAAGTGCAAAGTACAATCCAAGAAGCAACTTTCTTTATAGACTCTCCAATTAATCCTGTTGAACTTATTGTTAAAGAAGAAAAAGCATCTCCTTTTCATTTAATTGCAGGGGCATTTAGAAGTGAAGCAAATGCTAAAAAAGCATTGAAAATTTTAAAAGAAGAAGGGTATCCTGCTCATATTTTGAAACAGAATAGTAATGGATTAATTCCGGTTGCTTATTCGAGTTTTAAAACGGAAGAAGAGGCAGAAGTAGAAAAAAACAGATTATTAAAAGTAGATAAAGCAGATTGCTGGATTCTAATAGAGTAA
- a CDS encoding acyl-CoA thioesterase, translating into MHTKYPSESVTTLTDLVLPGETNPLNNLFGGELLARMDRAASITARRHSRRICVTASVNHVAFNRAIPLGSVVTVESKVSRTFNTSMEIFIDVWIEDRESGVKHKANEAIYTFVAVDETGRPIQVPPVEPETELEKERYEAALRRKQLSLVLAGKMKPSEATELKALFS; encoded by the coding sequence ATGCATACAAAATATCCTTCGGAATCAGTTACTACATTAACAGACTTAGTGTTGCCAGGAGAAACAAACCCATTAAATAACCTTTTTGGTGGAGAGCTTTTGGCGAGAATGGATAGAGCAGCAAGTATTACTGCAAGAAGACATTCTAGAAGAATTTGCGTAACAGCTTCGGTAAATCACGTAGCGTTTAACAGAGCAATTCCATTAGGAAGTGTGGTAACGGTTGAATCTAAAGTGTCTAGAACGTTTAATACTTCAATGGAGATTTTTATTGATGTTTGGATTGAAGATAGAGAATCGGGTGTGAAGCATAAAGCGAATGAAGCGATTTATACATTTGTAGCTGTAGATGAGACAGGAAGACCAATTCAGGTTCCTCCTGTAGAGCCAGAAACGGAACTTGAAAAAGAAAGATATGAAGCGGCTTTAAGAAGAAAGCAATTAAGTTTGGTTTTGGCTGGAAAAATGAAGCCAAGCGAGGCAACAGAATTGAAAGCATTATTTAGCTAG
- a CDS encoding ABC transporter ATP-binding protein, producing the protein MIHVSNIQKSYNGVTVLNIENLEIPKGQSFGLVGNNGAGKTTFFSLLLDLIQPSSGKITSNSIQINTSEAWKVFTSSFIDETFLIGYLTPEEYFYFIGELRGWNKADVDNFLKDYVDFFNGEILNNKKHLRDLSKGNAKKAGIVGALIGNPEVVILDEPFANLDPTTQIRLKKIIKSLAEDKNTTVLVSSHDLQHTVEVSDRIVVLEKGNIVKDLIPSTETLKELEAFFSA; encoded by the coding sequence ATGATACACGTTTCAAACATTCAGAAATCTTATAACGGAGTAACCGTATTAAATATAGAAAATTTAGAAATCCCTAAAGGTCAAAGCTTTGGTCTTGTTGGAAATAATGGAGCTGGAAAAACTACATTTTTCAGCTTACTTTTAGATCTAATTCAACCTTCAAGCGGTAAAATAACATCAAACTCAATACAAATAAACACAAGTGAAGCTTGGAAGGTTTTTACAAGTTCTTTTATAGACGAAACGTTTCTAATTGGCTATTTAACACCCGAAGAGTATTTTTACTTTATAGGAGAACTAAGAGGATGGAACAAAGCAGATGTAGATAATTTCCTGAAAGATTATGTGGATTTTTTCAACGGTGAAATTTTAAACAACAAAAAACACCTTAGAGATCTATCTAAAGGTAATGCTAAAAAAGCAGGCATAGTTGGTGCTTTAATTGGTAATCCTGAAGTTGTTATTTTAGATGAGCCATTTGCTAATCTTGACCCAACAACACAAATAAGATTAAAGAAAATTATTAAATCTTTAGCAGAAGACAAAAACACAACTGTTTTAGTATCCAGTCATGATCTACAACACACTGTTGAAGTTTCTGATAGAATCGTTGTTTTGGAAAAAGGCAACATCGTTAAAGATCTTATTCCATCTACAGAAACATTAAAAGAACTAGAAGCATTCTTTTCGGCATAA